The Meleagris gallopavo isolate NT-WF06-2002-E0010 breed Aviagen turkey brand Nicholas breeding stock chromosome 10, Turkey_5.1, whole genome shotgun sequence genome contains a region encoding:
- the LAMC2 gene encoding laminin subunit gamma-2, which translates to MAMCWLLALAASLLPAALSTSGGEACDCNGMSRQCVFDWQLLMETGNGYRCLGCLGNTAGARCERCKEGYYRQRDGDCCLPCLCHPQGSLSTQCDNNGRCSCRPGVMGEKCDRCQPGFHSLSEAGCQGYGQSQLCACDPAGTEDCVSGRCVCKVSVTGERCDRCKQNFYNLDARNPAGCSPCFCYGHSSSCVSAENYSVHKITSNFQQGPEGWTAVHEDKSPAELQWSPRHQDVFIAARRWEALYFMAPAKFLGNQELSYGQTLSFDYRLDRGGRLPSPHDVILEGGGLRVTAPFLPSGKVLPCGVSQTYTFRLDEHPSSKWSPRLNYFEYRRLLGNLTALWIRATFGEYSTGYIDNITLVSAQPAAGILAPWVERCQCPDGYQGQFCEQCAAGYRRDAPHMGPFSICVPCSCHGGGICDPDTGECYSGDENVGNSISCPFGSYRDPRPPHSCRACPCGHGQSCSVLPGQEVVCDHCPPGAAGPSCEFCADGYFGDPAASQPCRPCQCNGNVEPNAVGNCDRRTGECLKCIHNTAGFHCERCKDGFFGNPLAPNPADKCRACSCNSVGVEPLTCRNDGSCICKPGFGGPNCEQSECPACYSQVKAQVDLYLQQLQELELLSSEVQAGGGAVGQELERKMQLAEETLQAILREALSLQASDRSLESRVTRLKGQGSTCQSGLDDAKAAVERLMSLGRQYERQVQDTRRLLVTARLDLSRSGASLSRAAIPVSHFPGGSNKILLLAQEALSLANSHMQAANIIEQVAKGAQDDSQQALELLQAAVSGGAEVPGSLQGLLRKYEELKSLAGGLEADANRIATEADKAYQSSLMLLSSLSRLTKTSFGSFEGEAAQLKQDAAALLSKVDTYMAQYRQLQSRVGRWEEEIKKLLQRGEGERAMLTQLLSQANLARSTALQAVSAGNATFYEVEQILKSLRGFNLQADDKRREAEDAMRRLPVISSMVASAKEKTDRAEAILGNAAAESKAASSTAGEAKEITFGIQKEIMRLRLEANKTADGVLALEKAVAALQHEAKEVDGEFQSKVSEAEADAAMIQETTKEAQDVHTKAGQAGVEVQETLAVLEELLRLMNQPGSVDEEGLEQLELNFSKAKTKTNQLKEQMLELEQRATLQKVRVQKLDSSIDEILADIRNLEDIQRNLPPGCYNTKAIELP; encoded by the exons ATGGCCATGTGCTGGCTCCTTGCCCTGGCTGCgtccctgctgcctgcagccctgagcaccAGCGGAGGAGAAG cttGTGACTGCAACGGGATGTCCAGGCAGTGTGTCTTCGACTGGCAGCTCCTGATGGAGACAGGCAATGGGTATCGCTGCCTCGGCTGCCTGGGCAACACGGCGGGTGCCCGCTGTGAGCGCTGCAAGGAGGGATACTACCGCCAGCGGGATGGGgactgctgcctgccctgcctcTGCCACCCCCAGG gctccctcagcacacagtGTGACAACAACGGCCGCTGCAGCTGCAGGCCTGGTGTGATGGGCGAGAAGTGTGATCGCTGCCAGCCAGGCTTCCATTCCCTCTCTGAGGCTGGGTGCCAGGGATATGGGCA gagccagctgtgtgcctgtGACCCAGCTGGCACAGAGGACTGCGTTTCGGGCCGTTGCGTCTGCAAGGTCAGTGTCACTGGAGAGCGGTGTGACAG gtGCAAACAAAACTTCTATAACTTGGATGCCAGGAATCCGGCTGGGTGCTCTCCGTGCTTCTGCTATGGACATTCGTCCTCGTGTGTCAGTGCTGAGAATTACAGCGTCCACAAGATCACTTCCAACTTCCAGCAAG GTCCTGAAGGATGGACGGCTGTCCATGAGGACAAGTCCCCAGCCGAACTCCAATGGTCTCCTCGCCACCAGGATGTGTTCATAGCAGCGAGGAGATGGGAAGCACTGTACTTCATGGCACCAG CCAAATTCCTTGGGAACCAAGAGCTGAGCTATGGCCAGACACTCTCCTTCGATTACCGCCTGGACCGAGGGGGACGGCTGCCTTCTCCGCATGACGTGATCCTGGAAGGAGGTGGCCTCCGAGTCACTGCCCCCTTCTTGCCCTCTGGGAAGGTCCTGCCCTGTGGTGTCAGCCAGACCTACACCTTCAG GTTGGATGAGCACCCAAGCAGCAAGTGGAGTCCCAGGCTGAACTACTTTGAATACCGCAGGCTGCTGGGAAACCTGACAGCCCTCTGGATCCGAGCCACCTTTGGGGAGTACA gCACTGGCTACATCGACAACATCACCCTGGTATCTGCACAGCCCGCTGCCGGCATCCTCGCGCCTTGGGTGGAGCGCTGCCAGTGCCCCGATGGCTACCAGGGGCAGTTCTGTGAGCAGTGTGCTGCTGGCTACAGGAGGGATGCACCCCACATGGGGCCGTTCAGCATCTGCgtgccctgcagctgccacgGTGGTGGGATCTGTGACCCGGATACTG GTGAATGCTACTCGGGAGATGAAAATGTGGGGAACAGCATCAGCTGTCCATTCGGTTCCTACCGAGACCCCCGACCCCCGCACAGCTGCAGGGCATGTCCCTGTGGCCATGGCcagagctgctcagtgctgccaggCCAGGAAGTTGTCTGTGACCATTGCCCTCCTGGAGCTGCAG GGCCCAGCTGTGAGTTCTGTGCTGACGGCTATTTTGGAGATCCTGCAGCCTCCCAGCCATGCCGGCCGTGCCAGTGCAATGGCAACGTGGAGCCCAACGCCGTGGGGAACTGCGACCGCCGGACGGGAGAGTGCCTCAAGTGCATCCACAACACTGCTGGCTTCCACTGCGAGCGCTGCAAGGATGGCTTCTTTGGGAACCCCCTGGCCCCCAACCCTGCTGACAAGTGCCGGG CTTGCAGCTGCAACTCGGTAGGGGTTGAGCCCCTGACGTGCCGGAATGATGGGAGCTGCATCTGCAAACCTGGTTTTGGGGGCCCCAACTGCGAGCAGAGTGAGTGCCCAGCCTGCTACAGCCAAGTGAAAGCCCAG GTGGACCTGTACTTGCAGCAGttgcaggagctggagctgctttcCTCAGAGGTGCAAGCTGGAGGCGGGGCTGTGGGCCAGGAGCTGGAGAGGAAGATGCAGCTGGCCGAGGAGACGCTGCAGGCCATCCTCAGAGAAGCCCTCAGCCTGCAAG CTTCTGACAGATCCCTGGAAAGCCGTGTGACCAGGCTGAAAGGACAAGGGTCTACCTGCCAGAGTGGCTTGGATGATGCCAAGGCAGCAGTGGAGAGGCTGATGTCTCTGGGCAGGCAGTATGAGAGGCAGGTACAGGACACCCGGCGGCTGCTGGTGACAGCCAGGCTGGACCTGAGCCGCAGTGGAGCCTCTCTGAGTCGAGCG GCTATCCCAGTTTCACACTTTCCTGGAGGCTCAAACAAGATCTTGCTCCTGGCCCAGGAGGCTCTGAGTCTAGCCAACAG CCACATGCAGGCAGCCAACATCATTGAGCAGGTGGCGAAGGGAGCACAGGACGACTCACAGCAGgcactggagctgctgcaggcagctgtgagCGGAGGGGCAGAGGTGCCAGGCTCCCTGCAAGGGCTGCTCAGGAA GTATGAGGAGCTGAAGTCGCTGGCTGGAGGCCTGGAGGCTGATGCCAACAGGATAGCTACTGAGGCAGACAAGGCTTATCAGAGCAGCCTGATGCTCCTCAGCTCTCTGTCCCGCCTGACCAAGACCAGTTTTGGGTCTTTTGAG GGGGAGGCAGCTCAATTGAAGCAGGATGCAGCTGCTCTTCTGAGCAAGGTGGACACGTACATGGCACAGTacaggcagctgcagagccGCGTGGGCCGCTGGGAGGAGGAAATCAAGAAACTCTTGCAGAGAGGAGAAGGCGAGAGAGCA ATGCTGACTCAGCTGCTGTCCCAAGCCAACCTTGccaggagcacagccctgcaggctgtGAGTGCTGGCAACGCCACCTTTTATGAAGTGGAACAGATCTTGAAGAGCCTGCGTg GTTTTAACTTGCAGGCAGATGACAAGAGAAGGGAAGCTGAGGATGCAATGAGGAGGCTCCCAGTTATCAGCAGCATGGTGGCAAGTGCCAAGGAGAAGACTGACAGAGCTGAAGCCATCCTGGgcaatgctgctgctgaatccaaggcagccagcagcaccgcAGGGGAAGCGAAGGAGATCACCTTTGGGATCCAAAAG GAGATCATGAGGCTGAGGCTGGAGGCCAACAAGACAGCCGACGGGGTCCTTGCGCTGGAGAAGGcagtggcagctctgcagcatgaGGCCAAAGAAGTGGATGGAGAATTCCAGAGCAAGGTTTCAGAAGCTGAGGCAGATGCTGCCATGATACAAGAG ACTACCAAGGAAGCTCAGGATGTCCATACCAAGGCTGGCCAGGCTGGGGTGGAGGTGCAGGAGACATTGGCTgtcctggaggagctgctgcgTCTGATGA ACCAGCCTGGTTCTGTGGATGAAGAGGGCCTGGAACAGCTCGAG